In a single window of the Massilia oculi genome:
- the fdxH gene encoding formate dehydrogenase subunit beta — MSSLQSLDIAKRSATTATTPVARTHKAEVAKLIDVSSCIGCKACQVACMQWNDLRDDIGETHGTYDNPRDLTPQSWTVMKYSEVVTQTPDEGDRLEWLIRKDGCMHCDEPGCLKACPAPGAIVKYTNGIVDFISENCIGCGYCVAGCPFDVPRISKVDSKAYKCSLCADRVAVNMEPACVKICPTGAIRFGTKEDMIEYAGDRVVDLKERGYQNAGLYNPAGVGGTHVMYVLQHADKPNLYAGLPENPTISPTVALWKGVAKPLGVAAMIGAAVAGFFHYMKVGPIETHVDEPPVQPTPDADQRDAVRDEPRV, encoded by the coding sequence ATGTCTTCGCTTCAATCTCTCGATATCGCCAAGCGGTCGGCAACGACCGCGACGACGCCGGTGGCGCGTACCCACAAGGCCGAAGTCGCCAAGCTGATCGACGTCTCCAGCTGCATCGGCTGCAAGGCATGCCAGGTGGCGTGCATGCAGTGGAACGACCTGCGCGACGACATCGGCGAAACCCACGGCACCTACGACAACCCGCGCGACCTGACGCCGCAGTCGTGGACGGTCATGAAGTACTCGGAAGTCGTCACCCAGACGCCCGACGAGGGTGACCGCCTGGAGTGGCTGATCCGCAAGGATGGCTGCATGCACTGCGACGAACCGGGCTGCCTGAAGGCATGCCCGGCGCCGGGCGCGATCGTCAAGTACACCAACGGCATCGTCGACTTCATCAGCGAGAACTGCATCGGCTGCGGCTACTGCGTCGCCGGCTGCCCGTTCGACGTGCCGCGCATCAGCAAGGTGGACTCGAAGGCCTATAAATGCTCGCTGTGCGCGGACCGCGTGGCAGTGAACATGGAGCCGGCCTGCGTCAAGATCTGTCCTACCGGCGCCATTCGTTTCGGCACCAAGGAAGACATGATCGAGTACGCGGGCGACCGCGTGGTCGACCTGAAGGAGCGCGGTTACCAGAACGCGGGCCTGTACAACCCGGCCGGCGTCGGCGGCACGCACGTCATGTACGTGCTGCAGCACGCCGACAAGCCGAACCTGTACGCCGGCCTGCCGGAAAACCCGACCATCAGCCCGACCGTGGCGCTGTGGAAAGGCGTGGCCAAGCCGCTGGGCGTGGCCGCGATGATCGGCGCCGCCGTGGCCGGTTTCTTCCACTACATGAAAGTGGGTCCGATCGAGACCCATGTGGACGAACCGCCGGTGCAGCCGACGCCTGACGCGGACCAGCGCGATGCAGTGCGCGATGAACCGCGCGTTTAA
- the fdnG gene encoding formate dehydrogenase-N subunit alpha → MGMNRRQFLRVSGAGLAASTIVALGFSPLPAMAETRHYKLAKAKETRNTCPYCSVGCGLLMYSIGDGAKNVTSDIIHIEGDPDHPVNRGTLCPKGAGLLDFVHSPNRLKYPEVREPGSTEWKRISWDQAMSRIAKFMKDDRDANFVATNAEGKLVNRWTSTGMLCASASSNETGYITHKAMRSMGMLVFDNQARVUHGPTVAGLAPTFGRGAMTNHWVDIKNADVVLIMGGNAAEAHPCGFKWVIEAKHHNKAKLVVVDPRFTRSAAMSDYYAPIRAGSDIAFLGGVINYLLSNDKIQTEYVRSYTNASFIVGPDFQFEDGLFSGYDETKRRYDNKSWGYAMGEDGYAKVDPTMQDPNCVLQVMKRHYSRYTPEQVSKITGTPVKQFMKVCEYIASTAVPGRAMTIMYALGWTQHSQGSQIIRTGAIMQLLLGNVGVAGGGLNALRGHSNIQGLTDLGLLSNSLPGYLSLPTDNEQDLETYYKPRALKPLRPNQMSYWQNYPKFFVSLQKAWWGDAATAENNWAFDYLPKIDKLYDVLQAFELMGQGKMNGYICQGFNPVGSFPNKKKIIAGLSKLKFLVTMDPLNTETSEFWKNHGESNDVDSASIQTTVFRLPTTCFAEEDGSLSNSSRWLQWHWKGAEAPWESKPDIEIIADLFTRMKNAYIKDGGAFPDAMVNLAWPYKIPHSPSAEELAKEFNGKALADLYDPKDPSKLLLKKGQQVPGFGVLRDDGSTASGCWIYAGAWTEAGNQMANRDNADPYGVGNTLGWAWAWPANRRVLYNAASADPTTGKPWNAHRNLIAWNGTSWTGSDIPDIRPDANPNDEDRVQPFIMTAEGVARMFAPTGMAEGPLPEHYEPFESPFPVNPMHPKNPKARANPAARVFKGDMEAFGTAKEFPYVATSYRLTEHFHYWTKNVQSNAILQPEQFVEIGEELAKAKGIANGDMVKVSSMRGYIKAKCVVTKRIPQLDCDGMKVDTVGLPNHWGFVGLTKPGFLVNTLTPFVGDANTQTPEFKSFLVNIERA, encoded by the coding sequence ATGGGCATGAATCGTAGGCAGTTCCTCCGCGTGAGCGGTGCGGGACTGGCCGCGTCCACCATCGTCGCGCTCGGCTTTTCGCCGCTGCCGGCAATGGCCGAGACCCGGCACTATAAACTGGCGAAGGCCAAGGAGACGCGCAACACGTGTCCGTACTGCTCGGTGGGCTGCGGCCTGCTGATGTACAGCATCGGCGACGGCGCAAAGAACGTCACCTCGGACATCATCCATATCGAAGGCGACCCGGACCATCCGGTGAACCGCGGCACCCTGTGCCCGAAAGGCGCGGGCCTGCTCGACTTCGTGCACTCGCCGAACCGCCTCAAGTATCCTGAAGTCCGCGAGCCGGGCAGCACGGAATGGAAGCGTATTTCGTGGGACCAGGCGATGTCGCGCATCGCCAAGTTCATGAAGGACGACCGCGACGCCAACTTCGTCGCCACCAATGCCGAAGGCAAACTCGTCAACCGCTGGACCAGCACCGGTATGCTGTGCGCGTCCGCGTCGAGCAACGAAACGGGCTACATCACGCACAAGGCGATGCGTTCGATGGGCATGCTCGTCTTCGATAACCAGGCTCGCGTTTGACACGGACCTACGGTGGCCGGTCTGGCCCCGACGTTCGGACGTGGCGCGATGACCAACCATTGGGTTGACATAAAGAATGCCGATGTAGTACTGATTATGGGCGGCAATGCCGCCGAGGCGCACCCATGCGGTTTCAAGTGGGTGATCGAAGCCAAGCACCACAATAAAGCCAAGCTGGTCGTGGTCGACCCGCGCTTCACGCGTTCGGCCGCCATGAGCGACTATTACGCGCCGATCCGCGCCGGCTCCGACATCGCCTTCCTGGGCGGCGTCATCAATTATCTGCTGAGCAACGACAAGATCCAGACCGAATACGTCCGGAGCTACACCAACGCCAGCTTCATCGTCGGCCCGGACTTCCAGTTCGAGGATGGCCTGTTCTCGGGCTACGACGAAACCAAGCGCCGCTACGACAACAAGTCGTGGGGCTACGCCATGGGCGAAGACGGTTACGCCAAGGTCGATCCGACCATGCAAGACCCGAATTGCGTCCTGCAGGTGATGAAGCGCCATTACTCGCGCTACACCCCGGAACAGGTCAGCAAGATCACCGGCACCCCGGTCAAGCAGTTCATGAAGGTCTGCGAGTACATCGCGTCGACCGCCGTGCCGGGCCGCGCCATGACGATCATGTATGCGCTGGGCTGGACGCAACACAGCCAGGGCAGCCAGATCATCCGTACCGGCGCCATCATGCAGCTGCTGCTGGGCAACGTCGGCGTCGCCGGCGGTGGCCTGAACGCACTGCGCGGCCACTCCAACATCCAGGGCCTGACCGACCTGGGACTGCTGTCGAACTCGCTGCCGGGCTACCTGTCCCTGCCGACCGACAACGAGCAGGATCTGGAGACCTACTACAAGCCGCGCGCACTCAAGCCGCTGCGTCCGAACCAGATGAGCTACTGGCAGAACTATCCCAAGTTCTTCGTCAGCCTGCAAAAAGCCTGGTGGGGCGATGCCGCGACCGCGGAAAACAACTGGGCCTTCGACTACCTGCCGAAGATCGACAAGCTGTACGACGTGCTGCAGGCCTTCGAACTGATGGGCCAGGGCAAGATGAACGGCTACATCTGCCAGGGTTTCAACCCTGTCGGCTCCTTCCCTAACAAGAAGAAGATCATCGCCGGCCTGTCGAAGCTGAAGTTCCTGGTGACGATGGATCCGCTGAACACCGAGACCTCGGAGTTCTGGAAGAACCACGGCGAGTCGAACGACGTCGACAGCGCGTCGATCCAGACCACCGTGTTCCGCCTGCCGACCACCTGCTTCGCCGAGGAAGACGGTTCGCTGTCGAACTCGTCGCGCTGGCTGCAGTGGCACTGGAAGGGCGCCGAGGCGCCATGGGAATCGAAGCCGGACATCGAGATCATCGCCGACCTGTTCACCCGCATGAAGAACGCCTACATCAAGGATGGCGGCGCCTTCCCTGACGCGATGGTGAACCTGGCCTGGCCGTACAAGATCCCGCACAGCCCGTCGGCCGAGGAACTCGCCAAGGAGTTCAACGGCAAGGCGCTGGCCGACCTGTACGATCCGAAGGATCCGTCCAAGCTGCTGCTCAAGAAGGGCCAGCAGGTGCCGGGCTTCGGCGTGCTGCGCGACGATGGCTCGACCGCCAGCGGCTGCTGGATCTACGCCGGCGCCTGGACCGAGGCCGGCAACCAGATGGCCAACCGCGACAACGCCGACCCGTATGGCGTGGGTAACACGCTGGGCTGGGCCTGGGCATGGCCGGCGAACCGCCGCGTGCTGTACAACGCGGCGTCGGCCGATCCGACCACCGGCAAGCCGTGGAACGCCCATCGCAACCTGATCGCGTGGAACGGCACCAGCTGGACCGGTTCGGACATTCCGGACATCCGTCCCGACGCCAATCCGAACGATGAGGACCGCGTGCAGCCGTTCATCATGACGGCCGAAGGCGTGGCCCGCATGTTCGCGCCGACCGGCATGGCCGAAGGCCCGCTGCCCGAGCACTACGAGCCGTTCGAGTCGCCGTTCCCGGTCAACCCGATGCATCCGAAGAACCCGAAAGCCCGCGCCAATCCTGCGGCGCGCGTGTTCAAGGGCGATATGGAAGCGTTCGGCACGGCCAAGGAATTCCCGTACGTCGCGACCAGCTACCGTTTGACCGAGCACTTCCACTACTGGACCAAGAACGTCCAGAGCAACGCGATCCTCCAGCCGGAGCAGTTCGTGGAGATCGGCGAAGAGCTGGCCAAGGCCAAGGGCATCGCCAATGGCGACATGGTCAAGGTGTCGTCGATGCGCGGCTACATCAAGGCCAAGTGCGTCGTCACCAAGCGTATCCCGCAGCTCGACTGCGATGGCATGAAGGTGGATACGGTGGGCTTGCCGAACCACTGGGGCTTCGTCGGTTTGACCAAGCCGGGCTTCCTGGTGAACACGCTGACCCCGTTCGTGGGCGACGCGAATACCCAGACCCCGGAATTCAAGTCGTTCCTGGTCAATATCGAAAGGGCTTAA
- a CDS encoding patatin-like phospholipase family protein, whose translation MPVKNIAIACQGGGSHAAYAAGALPVLLPQFRNAELATSQGQSMLAGEPGDVLRLTGISGTSGGAISALLAWYGYLAGGPDAARAGLERFWDANCARAPGERLLNDIGQWMGSLAQVDLKFSPYLSPLREIESFATATWPMMAAMWPALGGWVRGPYFQLRESIAPHVDFDLVGAIGDFCSIPQEIRRWQAIALEARMAGAPGERERLHARQAAIEQDIRARLSSSAWIAAWSKAHGLASDTLLRVVFDGLQLPALRFERDTLDGLAHAVRHATRALPQLLIGAVDIDSGAFVAFSSEHAPNDAGITLDAVVASASLPWVFMAQPVQAVDPETHEPRRMACWDGLFSQNPPIKNFISSGLDPARKPDGVWILQINPDRYDFSGKVAGPGNAQSGDELWHRRDTLSGNLSLNQEVAFIEAINARLDDPGQRSRPHDKPIEVVRIVLDGEAVGAVVRKELGLFSKFDRDPLLARALLAHGREQAERYLALRTQADALWDALAAQVGMMGARPSSRLTQAMPFLPGHARIAGGLVAPDVITIEGAG comes from the coding sequence ATGCCTGTCAAAAACATCGCCATCGCCTGCCAGGGCGGCGGCAGTCACGCTGCCTACGCCGCCGGCGCCCTGCCGGTGCTGCTGCCGCAGTTTCGCAACGCCGAGCTGGCGACGAGCCAGGGGCAGTCGATGCTGGCCGGGGAACCGGGCGACGTGCTGCGCCTGACCGGCATCAGCGGCACTTCGGGCGGCGCCATCAGCGCCTTGCTGGCCTGGTACGGATACCTGGCAGGCGGCCCCGATGCGGCCAGGGCCGGGCTCGAGCGCTTCTGGGATGCGAACTGCGCCCGGGCGCCGGGCGAGCGCCTGCTGAACGACATCGGCCAGTGGATGGGCAGCCTGGCCCAGGTCGACCTCAAGTTCAGTCCCTATCTGTCGCCGCTGCGCGAAATCGAAAGTTTCGCCACCGCGACCTGGCCGATGATGGCCGCGATGTGGCCGGCGCTGGGCGGCTGGGTCCGCGGGCCCTATTTCCAGCTGCGCGAGTCGATCGCCCCGCACGTCGATTTCGACCTGGTTGGCGCGATCGGCGACTTCTGCAGCATCCCCCAAGAAATCAGGCGTTGGCAGGCGATCGCGCTCGAGGCGCGGATGGCCGGCGCGCCGGGCGAGCGCGAACGGCTGCACGCCCGCCAGGCTGCGATCGAGCAGGACATCCGGGCCCGGCTGTCTTCCAGCGCTTGGATCGCGGCCTGGTCGAAGGCGCACGGGCTGGCGTCCGATACGCTGCTGCGCGTCGTGTTCGACGGCCTGCAATTGCCGGCGTTGCGCTTCGAGCGCGATACCCTCGACGGCCTGGCGCATGCGGTGCGCCACGCCACCCGCGCGCTGCCGCAATTGCTGATCGGCGCGGTGGACATCGATAGCGGCGCCTTCGTCGCCTTCAGTTCGGAACATGCGCCGAACGATGCCGGCATCACCCTCGACGCAGTGGTGGCCTCGGCCTCGCTGCCCTGGGTCTTCATGGCGCAGCCGGTCCAGGCGGTCGACCCCGAAACCCACGAGCCGCGCCGCATGGCATGCTGGGACGGCCTGTTCTCGCAAAACCCGCCGATCAAGAATTTCATCTCGTCCGGCCTGGACCCGGCCAGGAAGCCGGACGGGGTCTGGATCCTGCAGATCAACCCGGACCGCTACGACTTCAGCGGCAAGGTCGCCGGTCCCGGCAACGCCCAGTCGGGCGACGAGCTGTGGCACCGGCGCGACACGCTGTCGGGCAACCTGTCGCTGAACCAGGAGGTCGCCTTCATCGAAGCCATCAATGCCCGGCTGGACGATCCGGGCCAGCGCTCCCGGCCCCACGACAAGCCGATCGAGGTGGTGCGCATCGTGCTCGACGGCGAGGCGGTCGGCGCGGTGGTGCGCAAGGAACTGGGCCTGTTCTCCAAGTTCGACCGCGATCCCTTGCTGGCCCGGGCGCTGCTGGCCCATGGCCGTGAGCAGGCCGAACGCTACCTGGCGCTGCGCACCCAGGCGGACGCCCTGTGGGATGCTCTCGCCGCCCAGGTGGGCATGATGGGTGCCCGGCCCAGCAGTCGCCTGACCCAAGCCATGCCATTCCTGCCGGGGCATGCCCGCATCGCCGGCGGCCTGGTGGCCCCGGACGTGATCACCATCGAGGGTGCCGGCTAG
- a CDS encoding TonB-dependent receptor, which produces MSQLKKSAIAVGVAHLCWLSAAFAQDAAPATSAAPAGPQVVTVTGQRAALDSAQQLKKNSDEVVDSIVAEDIGKLPDKSITEVLQRVPGVTIDRTMSRADPEHFSVEGSGVSIRGLSWVRSELNGRDSFSSTGGRALNFEDVPPELMAGVDVYKNPSAEQIEGGISGLVNLRTALPFDIKGQRISGSIEGTYSELKKGKTRPAGSILYSNRWQTGIGEIGALVNFASSRSVTRTDAFQVEPYYPVAGAEPGRTVWIPKGAQWRTLDFDRKRQGTYGALQWKKDNTLKSHLTWFRSKYDMRWDENALFSAEGNPTDLRVENGVYDANGAFMSGIITNPTAGSIEYANNARTASRDSTTTDIAWNVEWKPASNWTVTSDYQHVKARSEGFDSTVALGTLMPQLNLDLTGKLPRINFSPSQAAAMSDPNNFFWAFSMEHLDRSVAEQKAWKGDVKYDFDHPVLRDLRIGVRLTDRDAKTIVSNPDFNWVAISQRWMMPWQIGNLAYLSDPRFQAPTTVNQFNNFFNGDASVPAIIFPARSVTGGYPGSYAQLHSFHDILCADVGNTCAPWKPAAFGEANPSGDNEQGEKTKALYTQMRFGFDNLRFPVDGNVGVRYVKTDAKSYGYTVYNSTFNIPPGGTTGLPVPVIAPFAGREDYANSYHNWLPSLNLRMKASDELQFRFAIGKGMSRPNFDQLQAYTTLSQNVTSTTTGTGAGQVTNVTSIGHTGEAKGNPLLRPVTSRNIDLTAEWYFAKAGSLTVGLFDKRLRDIIIKQSSFYQLTDSAGRAIDFTVATPVNGARGSARGIEVAYQQYFDRLPGWLAGFGVQANYTHVKTKRDLYDPVFSPWCGAGNNAANLNLNLNGCDTDGRSFGDLPLEYMSRNSYNLALLYDRGPWSARLAWSWRSKSLLGNNNNGTNGTNGVDTNPDSPTFGQSVVAWGLPIWADDYGQLDGGVSYKFNDNYRIDFQAQNLTDAKYKQIMSHHVGDKGRAWFVSGPRYSVRLGVSF; this is translated from the coding sequence ATGAGTCAATTGAAGAAGTCGGCCATTGCCGTGGGCGTCGCACATCTGTGCTGGTTGTCGGCGGCCTTCGCGCAGGACGCCGCGCCAGCGACAAGCGCCGCCCCGGCCGGCCCCCAGGTGGTCACGGTGACCGGCCAGCGCGCCGCCCTCGACAGCGCCCAGCAGCTCAAGAAGAACTCGGACGAAGTGGTCGATTCGATCGTCGCCGAGGACATCGGCAAGCTACCCGACAAATCCATCACCGAAGTGCTGCAGCGGGTGCCGGGCGTGACCATCGACCGCACCATGTCGCGCGCCGACCCCGAGCACTTCTCGGTGGAAGGCTCGGGCGTGTCGATCCGTGGCCTCTCCTGGGTCCGCTCGGAACTGAATGGCCGCGATTCCTTCTCGTCCACCGGCGGCCGGGCCCTGAACTTCGAGGACGTGCCGCCCGAGCTGATGGCCGGCGTCGACGTCTACAAGAACCCCTCGGCCGAGCAGATCGAGGGCGGCATCTCGGGCCTGGTCAACCTGCGCACCGCCCTGCCGTTCGACATCAAGGGCCAGCGCATCTCGGGCAGCATCGAGGGCACCTATTCCGAACTCAAGAAGGGGAAGACCCGGCCCGCCGGCTCGATCCTGTACTCGAACCGCTGGCAGACCGGCATCGGCGAGATCGGCGCCCTGGTCAACTTCGCCAGCTCGCGCAGCGTGACCCGCACCGACGCCTTCCAGGTCGAACCGTATTATCCGGTGGCCGGCGCCGAGCCGGGTCGCACCGTGTGGATCCCGAAAGGCGCGCAGTGGCGCACGCTGGACTTCGACCGCAAGCGCCAGGGCACCTATGGCGCGCTGCAGTGGAAGAAGGACAATACTCTCAAGAGCCACCTGACGTGGTTCCGCTCCAAATACGATATGCGCTGGGACGAGAACGCGCTGTTCTCGGCCGAAGGCAACCCGACCGACCTGCGCGTGGAAAACGGCGTCTACGATGCCAACGGCGCGTTCATGAGCGGCATCATCACCAACCCCACCGCCGGCAGCATCGAATACGCCAACAATGCCCGCACCGCGAGCCGCGATTCGACCACCACCGACATCGCCTGGAATGTCGAGTGGAAGCCGGCCAGCAACTGGACGGTGACGTCGGACTACCAACATGTCAAGGCGCGGTCGGAAGGCTTCGATTCGACGGTCGCTCTCGGCACTTTGATGCCGCAGTTGAATCTCGACCTGACCGGCAAGCTCCCGCGCATCAACTTCAGCCCGTCGCAAGCGGCGGCGATGAGCGACCCGAACAACTTCTTCTGGGCGTTCTCGATGGAGCACCTGGATCGCAGCGTGGCCGAACAGAAGGCCTGGAAGGGCGACGTCAAGTACGATTTCGACCATCCCGTGCTGCGCGACCTGCGCATCGGCGTGCGCCTGACCGACCGCGATGCCAAGACCATCGTGTCCAATCCCGACTTCAACTGGGTCGCCATTTCCCAGCGCTGGATGATGCCGTGGCAGATCGGCAACCTGGCCTATCTCAGCGATCCGCGCTTCCAGGCCCCGACCACGGTCAATCAGTTCAACAATTTCTTCAACGGCGATGCCAGCGTGCCCGCCATTATCTTCCCGGCGCGTTCGGTCACCGGAGGCTATCCGGGCAGCTATGCCCAGTTGCACAGTTTCCACGACATCCTGTGCGCCGACGTCGGCAACACCTGCGCGCCATGGAAGCCGGCTGCCTTCGGAGAAGCCAATCCCTCAGGCGACAATGAGCAAGGCGAGAAAACCAAGGCGCTGTACACGCAGATGCGCTTCGGTTTCGATAACCTGCGCTTCCCGGTCGACGGCAACGTCGGCGTTCGCTACGTCAAGACCGACGCCAAGTCCTACGGCTACACGGTCTACAACTCGACGTTCAACATTCCGCCAGGCGGCACCACCGGCCTGCCCGTCCCGGTCATCGCGCCTTTCGCCGGTCGCGAGGACTACGCGAACAGCTATCACAACTGGCTACCCAGCCTCAATCTGCGGATGAAGGCAAGCGACGAGCTGCAGTTCCGGTTCGCGATCGGCAAGGGCATGTCGCGCCCCAACTTCGACCAATTGCAGGCCTACACCACACTCAGCCAGAACGTGACGAGCACCACGACCGGCACCGGCGCCGGCCAGGTCACCAACGTCACTTCGATCGGCCACACCGGCGAGGCCAAGGGCAATCCGCTGCTGCGCCCCGTCACCTCGCGCAACATCGACCTGACCGCCGAATGGTATTTCGCCAAGGCGGGCTCGCTTACCGTGGGCCTGTTCGACAAGCGCCTGCGCGACATCATCATCAAGCAGAGCTCGTTCTACCAGCTGACCGACTCGGCCGGTCGTGCAATCGATTTCACCGTCGCCACACCGGTCAATGGCGCACGCGGCAGCGCGCGCGGCATCGAAGTGGCCTACCAGCAGTACTTCGACCGCCTGCCGGGCTGGCTGGCCGGCTTCGGGGTCCAGGCCAACTACACCCACGTCAAGACCAAGCGCGACCTGTACGATCCCGTCTTCTCGCCATGGTGCGGCGCAGGCAACAATGCCGCCAACCTGAACCTGAACCTGAACGGCTGCGATACCGATGGCCGCTCCTTCGGCGACCTGCCGCTGGAGTACATGTCACGCAACTCCTACAACCTGGCGCTGCTGTACGACCGCGGCCCCTGGTCGGCGCGCCTGGCCTGGAGCTGGCGTTCGAAGAGCCTGCTGGGCAATAACAACAACGGCACCAACGGCACCAACGGGGTCGACACCAATCCCGACAGCCCGACCTTCGGCCAGAGCGTGGTCGCCTGGGGCCTGCCGATCTGGGCCGACGACTATGGCCAGCTCGATGGCGGCGTCAGCTACAAGTTCAACGACAACTACCGCATCGACTTCCAGGCCCAGAACCTGACCGACGCGAAGTACAAGCAGATCATGAGCCACCATGTCGGCGACAAGGGCCGCGCGTGGTTCGTGTCAGGGCCGCGCTACAGCGTGCGTCTTGGCGTGTCGTTCTGA
- a CDS encoding beta-glucosidase family protein, protein MQHALPNARWAIALAAACAVQCAHAAPDDAQQRATRLVSQMTIDEKIGMVFGQFGTEFQGKQPPAEALVQSAGYIKGIERLGITPQWLTDAGIGVASQPGKQTRERTSLPAGIATAATWNPALAFKGAAMIGKEARLSGFNVMLGGSVNLAREPRNGRNFEYTGEDPLLAGIMAGEQIRGVQSNHVISTVKHYAYNDQETGRNHLNVKINDAAGRMSDLMAFQIAIERGNPGAVMCSYNRIGGVYGCENDHLLNKVLKRDWGYKGYVMSDWGAVHSTIPAALAGLDQQSGYPFDKSPYFDGALKEAVQNGHVPQARLDDMVARILWAMGTHGVLDHPVKVRDKEIDYAAHARISQEDAEEGIVLLKNANKILPLAPGLKRIAIIGGHANKGVLSGGGSAQVYPRGGMAVPNEGPAAWPGPMVYLPGSPMQALARRSKAKLDWHDGKDAAAAAKAAAGADVVLVFATQWTSEANDVPNLSLPNAQDALIAAVARANPRTVVVLQTGTPVTMPWVDQVAGVVQAWYPGTNGGEAIARVLSGEVDASGRLPQTFPLSESQLPRSTLDGLDLPKDSRFDVDYDIEGAAVGYKWFDLKGIKPLFAFGHGLSYTSFTYTNLKAEAADGAIQVSFDTLNSGARAGKAVPQIYVSKVGAGWEAPKRLGGWDKLALNAGERRASKVAVDPRTLAVFDAASNRWKIAAGEYRVMLATAADAPVQTVTVRLPAREFAAGAR, encoded by the coding sequence ATGCAGCATGCTTTGCCGAACGCCCGCTGGGCCATTGCCCTCGCCGCCGCCTGCGCCGTCCAGTGCGCGCACGCGGCCCCCGACGACGCCCAGCAACGCGCGACCAGGCTGGTGAGCCAGATGACCATCGACGAAAAGATCGGCATGGTGTTCGGCCAGTTCGGCACCGAATTCCAGGGCAAGCAGCCGCCCGCCGAGGCCCTGGTGCAGTCGGCCGGCTACATCAAGGGCATTGAGCGCCTGGGCATCACGCCGCAGTGGCTGACCGACGCCGGCATCGGCGTCGCCTCGCAGCCGGGCAAGCAGACCCGCGAGCGCACCTCGCTGCCGGCGGGGATCGCCACCGCCGCCACCTGGAACCCGGCGCTGGCCTTCAAGGGCGCCGCCATGATCGGCAAGGAAGCGCGCCTGTCGGGCTTCAACGTGATGCTGGGCGGGAGCGTCAACCTGGCGCGCGAGCCGCGCAACGGCCGCAACTTCGAATACACCGGCGAAGACCCGCTGCTGGCCGGGATCATGGCCGGCGAACAGATTCGCGGCGTGCAGTCGAACCACGTGATCTCGACCGTCAAGCACTATGCCTACAACGACCAGGAAACGGGCCGCAACCACCTGAACGTCAAGATCAACGACGCGGCCGGCCGCATGTCCGACCTGATGGCCTTCCAGATCGCCATCGAGCGCGGCAACCCGGGCGCGGTCATGTGTTCGTACAACCGCATCGGCGGCGTGTATGGCTGCGAGAACGACCATCTGCTGAACAAGGTGCTCAAGCGCGACTGGGGCTACAAGGGCTATGTGATGTCCGACTGGGGCGCCGTGCACTCGACCATTCCCGCAGCGCTGGCCGGCCTGGACCAGCAGTCCGGCTACCCCTTCGACAAATCGCCCTACTTCGACGGCGCGCTCAAGGAGGCGGTGCAGAACGGCCACGTGCCGCAGGCGCGCCTGGACGATATGGTGGCGCGCATCCTGTGGGCGATGGGCACGCACGGCGTGCTGGATCACCCGGTCAAGGTGCGCGACAAGGAGATCGACTACGCCGCCCACGCCCGCATCTCGCAGGAAGACGCGGAGGAAGGCATCGTCCTGCTCAAGAACGCAAACAAGATCCTGCCGCTGGCACCGGGACTGAAGCGCATCGCCATCATCGGCGGCCACGCCAACAAGGGCGTGCTGTCCGGCGGCGGGTCGGCCCAGGTCTATCCGCGCGGCGGCATGGCGGTGCCGAACGAGGGACCGGCGGCCTGGCCCGGGCCGATGGTCTATCTGCCGGGATCGCCGATGCAGGCCCTGGCACGCCGCAGCAAGGCGAAGCTCGACTGGCATGACGGCAAGGACGCCGCTGCGGCCGCGAAAGCCGCCGCCGGCGCGGACGTGGTGCTGGTGTTCGCGACCCAGTGGACCTCCGAGGCGAACGACGTGCCCAACCTGTCGCTGCCGAACGCCCAGGACGCACTGATCGCCGCCGTGGCCAGGGCCAACCCGCGTACGGTGGTGGTGCTGCAGACCGGCACGCCGGTGACGATGCCGTGGGTCGACCAGGTCGCTGGCGTCGTCCAGGCCTGGTATCCGGGCACGAATGGCGGCGAGGCGATCGCGCGCGTGCTGAGCGGCGAAGTGGATGCCTCGGGACGCCTGCCGCAGACCTTCCCGCTGTCCGAGAGCCAGCTGCCGCGCTCGACACTCGATGGTCTCGACCTGCCCAAGGACAGCCGCTTCGACGTCGACTACGACATCGAAGGCGCGGCGGTCGGCTACAAATGGTTCGACCTGAAGGGCATCAAACCGCTGTTCGCCTTCGGCCACGGCCTGTCGTACACGAGCTTTACCTACACCAATCTCAAGGCCGAGGCGGCGGACGGCGCCATCCAGGTCAGCTTCGACACCCTGAACAGCGGAGCGCGCGCCGGCAAGGCGGTGCCGCAAATATACGTGTCGAAGGTCGGGGCCGGCTGGGAAGCGCCAAAGCGGCTGGGCGGCTGGGACAAGCTGGCCCTGAATGCCGGCGAGCGCCGCGCCAGCAAGGTCGCGGTCGACCCGCGCACGCTGGCGGTGTTCGACGCGGCGTCGAACCGCTGGAAGATCGCGGCCGGCGAATACCGGGTGATGCTCGCGACGGCGGCCGACGCCCCGGTGCAGACGGTGACCGTGCGCCTGCCGGCGCGCGAGTTCGCGGCGGGAGCGCGCTGA